One Entomomonas asaccharolytica DNA segment encodes these proteins:
- a CDS encoding antibiotic biosynthesis monooxygenase family protein, whose translation MYIAMNRFKIKQGEEQRFINIWQNRDSHLKEVPGFIKFNLLQGSTQDGYTLFASHAEWQSEEAFKNWTHSEAFRKAHANAGDPSTREIYLGPPQLECFTAVI comes from the coding sequence ATGTACATTGCTATGAATCGTTTTAAAATTAAGCAAGGTGAAGAGCAACGCTTTATTAATATTTGGCAAAATCGTGATAGCCATTTAAAAGAAGTACCTGGATTTATTAAATTTAATCTTTTACAAGGTTCTACTCAAGATGGTTACACATTATTTGCTTCCCATGCAGAGTGGCAGTCAGAAGAAGCTTTTAAAAACTGGACACACTCAGAAGCATTTCGTAAAGCACATGCCAATGCTGGCGATCCAAGTACCCGTGAAATTTACTTAGGTCCACCACAGTTAGAATGCTTTACTGCTGTTATATAA
- the recB gene encoding exodeoxyribonuclease V subunit beta has protein sequence MTNQLPFALNFPLQGSQLIEASAGTGKTFTISTLYLRLVLGHGSEKTKFRRPLLPPEILVMTFTEAATQELRDRIRTRLTEAARYFRDELAQPDEILISLRNDYLEMEWPTCAQQLEIAAQWMDEAAVSTIHSWCQRMLKEHAFDSGNLFRQHLEPDHSELLANVIRDYWRIFCYPLTGIAFDWVRENWQTPKNLQNQLSDLLIADLPAQTMPPAELLEQQLNLRQQKIIELKQPWAEWAEQLRLICDEAIAKKQVDGRKLQKRFYDGWCNKLKQWATDQQQIELDLGVGFERLSTEGFAEIWKQGSPPNHPALEAMPELVIALNNLPNPTLAVLTHAVQWVKQRFEQEKVRRAEIGFDDLLTRLDDALQRPSGNRLAKLIRQQFPVAMVDEFQDTDPIQYRILSKVYLEQEEDVGLFLIGDPKQAIYAFRGADIYTYLQARQHIEKRLHQLDTNYRSSQAMVTATNCLFDYAEQHNATGAFHFKTAQHNPLPFYPVKAQGKKDAFVINNQQQAALNFWYQPSDAPISITEYYNHFAASCASEIVRLLNLGQQNKAGFQQQGYLLPLRPSDIAILVRSGKEAKAIRDALAARNVRSVYLSDKDSVLDTLEAQDLLRWLEACGQPENEPLLRAALATATLDLTLQELDSYNQNENIWEQRILQFRFYKELWNTQGVLPMLRRFLQDFKLPQRLLSNYQEGERKLTNLLHLAELLQQAATELDGEQALIRYLAERLTENKKQSDEYIVRLESDEQLVKVITIHKSKGLEYPLVFLPFICSFKAVNGNFLPIRYHDEQGNLQLSLHRNTKIINQADKERLAEDLRLLYVALTRAKYNCWLGIADLKYGNNKASVLHLSAIGYLLNNGLPFTESGHVQSCLEKFAEDCPSIQVQLLPESNPQRFNEQQLTVIKPQAREMARNIPRFWWISSYSSLRLASATIEQASIESLAIPETAANQNLFDDDTSSFLSNVPISHDIHGFPRGALAGSFLHSILDWAANRGFTEVANNPAESRDFIARRCNIRGWEHWIDILQDWLQGFIRQQLPLFNRTSCLLEITHYLSEMEFMFASHWLNLEQLDTLVKSYILPNQIRPPLEKGMLNGMFKGFIDLTFAQDNRYYIADYKSNWLGENNQAYTQSAMNEAMLSHRYDLQLVLYQLALHRQLKARLADYNYEQHTGGVLYLFLRGYQSETGGIFYERVPFELIDKLDNLFSNNAKERA, from the coding sequence ATGACCAATCAACTACCCTTTGCCCTAAATTTCCCTTTACAGGGGAGTCAACTGATCGAGGCCAGTGCTGGAACAGGTAAAACGTTTACCATTTCTACATTGTACTTACGGTTGGTACTAGGGCATGGCAGTGAAAAAACTAAATTCAGACGACCATTACTGCCGCCTGAAATATTGGTCATGACCTTTACTGAGGCGGCAACCCAAGAATTACGTGATCGTATTCGTACACGTTTAACAGAAGCGGCTCGTTACTTTCGTGATGAACTAGCCCAGCCTGATGAAATACTAATTAGTTTACGTAATGACTATTTAGAAATGGAATGGCCTACCTGTGCCCAGCAATTAGAAATTGCTGCACAGTGGATGGATGAAGCAGCAGTATCCACCATCCACTCATGGTGTCAACGGATGCTTAAAGAGCATGCATTTGACAGTGGTAATTTATTCCGCCAGCATTTAGAGCCAGACCATAGTGAATTACTTGCTAATGTTATTCGTGATTATTGGCGTATCTTTTGTTATCCATTAACAGGCATTGCCTTTGATTGGGTAAGAGAAAATTGGCAAACGCCAAAAAATTTACAGAATCAACTCTCTGATTTATTAATAGCAGACTTACCAGCACAGACAATGCCACCTGCTGAACTATTAGAACAACAACTTAATTTACGTCAGCAAAAAATTATTGAATTAAAACAACCTTGGGCTGAGTGGGCAGAACAACTTCGATTGATTTGTGATGAAGCCATTGCAAAAAAACAAGTAGATGGACGTAAATTACAAAAACGTTTTTATGACGGTTGGTGTAATAAGCTTAAACAATGGGCAACAGATCAACAACAAATAGAACTTGATCTGGGTGTAGGATTTGAACGGCTATCCACAGAAGGTTTTGCTGAAATTTGGAAACAAGGCTCACCTCCCAATCACCCTGCTTTAGAAGCAATGCCTGAATTAGTCATCGCATTAAATAATCTGCCTAATCCAACCTTAGCTGTGTTAACTCATGCCGTACAATGGGTGAAACAACGTTTTGAACAAGAGAAAGTACGCCGTGCTGAAATTGGTTTTGATGATTTATTAACTCGCTTAGATGATGCATTACAACGACCTTCAGGCAACCGATTAGCTAAACTTATTCGACAACAGTTTCCTGTAGCAATGGTTGACGAATTTCAAGATACAGACCCTATCCAATATCGTATTCTGTCTAAAGTTTATTTAGAACAAGAAGAAGATGTAGGGCTATTTTTAATTGGTGACCCCAAGCAGGCTATTTATGCTTTCCGTGGAGCTGACATATATACTTATTTGCAAGCTCGCCAACATATTGAAAAACGTTTACACCAATTAGATACTAACTACCGCTCTAGTCAAGCGATGGTAACTGCCACTAATTGTTTATTTGATTATGCGGAACAGCACAACGCTACAGGTGCTTTTCACTTTAAAACAGCACAGCATAATCCTTTACCTTTTTACCCTGTTAAAGCACAAGGCAAAAAAGACGCTTTCGTTATTAATAATCAACAACAAGCTGCTTTAAACTTTTGGTATCAACCTAGCGATGCACCTATTAGCATAACAGAATATTACAATCATTTTGCTGCAAGTTGTGCCAGTGAAATTGTCCGTTTATTAAATCTAGGTCAACAAAATAAAGCAGGCTTTCAACAACAAGGTTATTTATTACCACTGCGCCCTTCTGATATTGCTATATTAGTTCGTAGTGGTAAAGAAGCAAAAGCAATACGTGATGCACTAGCTGCTCGTAATGTGCGAAGTGTTTATTTATCTGACAAAGATTCTGTATTAGACACACTAGAAGCACAAGATTTATTACGCTGGTTAGAGGCCTGTGGTCAACCAGAAAATGAGCCCCTATTGAGAGCCGCTTTAGCAACTGCAACCCTTGATCTAACCTTACAAGAATTAGACAGCTACAATCAAAATGAAAATATTTGGGAACAACGTATTTTACAATTTCGTTTCTATAAAGAATTGTGGAACACGCAAGGGGTACTCCCCATGTTACGTCGCTTCTTGCAAGACTTTAAACTACCACAACGGTTATTAAGTAATTACCAAGAAGGCGAAAGAAAGCTCACCAACTTATTACACCTCGCCGAACTATTACAACAAGCCGCTACTGAGTTAGATGGCGAGCAAGCATTGATTCGTTATTTAGCTGAACGTCTTACTGAAAACAAAAAACAAAGTGATGAATATATAGTGCGTCTTGAAAGTGATGAACAGCTTGTTAAAGTCATTACAATTCATAAATCCAAAGGTTTAGAATACCCATTAGTATTTTTACCCTTTATTTGTTCATTTAAAGCAGTAAATGGAAATTTTTTACCTATTCGCTATCACGATGAACAAGGTAATTTACAACTTTCCTTACATAGAAATACCAAAATTATTAATCAAGCAGATAAAGAACGTTTAGCCGAAGATTTACGTTTATTATATGTAGCACTAACACGCGCTAAATATAACTGTTGGCTCGGTATTGCTGATTTAAAATATGGCAACAATAAAGCTTCTGTATTACACCTTTCTGCTATTGGCTACTTATTAAATAATGGCTTACCTTTCACCGAGTCTGGTCATGTACAAAGCTGCTTAGAAAAATTTGCAGAAGATTGCCCAAGTATACAAGTACAACTATTACCAGAAAGTAACCCACAACGCTTTAATGAACAACAGCTAACCGTTATAAAACCTCAAGCGCGAGAAATGGCCAGAAATATTCCTCGCTTTTGGTGGATCTCCTCTTATAGCTCATTACGTTTAGCTTCAGCCACTATAGAACAAGCGTCAATAGAGTCGCTAGCTATCCCAGAAACAGCCGCTAATCAAAATCTATTTGATGACGACACCAGTAGCTTCTTAAGCAATGTACCCATTAGCCATGATATTCATGGATTTCCTAGAGGCGCATTAGCAGGTTCTTTTCTCCATAGCATACTGGATTGGGCTGCTAATAGAGGCTTTACTGAAGTGGCAAACAACCCAGCCGAAAGCAGAGACTTTATTGCAAGACGTTGTAATATTCGCGGTTGGGAACACTGGATTGATATATTACAGGACTGGTTACAAGGTTTTATTAGACAACAACTACCGTTATTTAATAGAACCAGTTGTCTGCTTGAGATTACTCACTATCTTTCAGAAATGGAGTTTATGTTCGCTAGCCATTGGCTTAATCTTGAACAATTAGATACCTTAGTAAAAAGCTATATTTTACCTAATCAAATTCGCCCACCTTTAGAAAAAGGTATGCTTAATGGCATGTTTAAAGGCTTTATTGATTTAACATTTGCACAAGATAATCGTTACTATATTGCTGACTACAAATCTAATTGGCTAGGAGAAAATAACCAAGCCTACACACAATCAGCGATGAATGAGGCCATGCTTAGCCACCGTTATGATTTACAACTGGTACTTTATCAATTAGCCCTACACCGTCAGCTTAAGGCTCGTTTAGCTGATTATAATTATGAACAACATACAGGCGGCGTACTCTATTTATTTTTACGTGGTTATCAAAGTGAAACAGGTGGTATATTTTATGAACGTGTGCCTTTTGAACTGATTGATAAACTAGATAATCTATTTAGCAATAATGCTAAGGAGCGAGCATGA